One genomic segment of Phaeodactylum tricornutum CCAP 1055/1 PHATR_bd_23x34 genomic scaffold, whole genome shotgun sequence includes these proteins:
- a CDS encoding predicted protein: MPNFDERAFRLSIEPLELEPVVVKQLRNFVDVVCSMYHDNPFHNFEHASHVAMSVTKLLSRIVAPRFSGANIRNSTKIWESFVLMVASLEAMNWKQLKVKIDPSQTMLGPRIQQLFQDQAQLHDHTYGITSDPLTQFAVVLSALVHDVDHGGVPNFLLVKENEALASFITTRVLLAPEFDALRACIYSDLSELRRFRQTLVNSVITTDIFDKDLSTARKARWSKAFHTLCSDGSQTNEEKQEKLLDEDPSRERNRKAIIVIEHLIQVSDVAHTMQHWHVYQKWNAKLFEELYNAFLLGRSYQDPSLNWYNGEIGFFDNYIIPLAKNLKDCGVFGLSSDEYLNYALQNCREWELKGRELKLEHLLASCRIPPAINQVERHPYLAQPDMMEYCARKNIHVTGYSPLGSLDRPAGLKGPDEVNLLTDPTVTSVANKHGISTAQVLLKWAVQTNASTIPKSIYPTRLAENLMVGRDDFPDLDQRDLEMLQSLDAHRRYVTGAFWALPGGPYTVENLWDE; encoded by the exons ATGTGGTGTGCAGCATGTATCACGATAATCCCTTTCACAATTTCGAACATGCCTCTCATGTTGCCATGTCTGTGACGAAGCTGTTGAGCCGGATTGTGGCCCCTAGGTTTTCTGGTGCCAACATCCGGAACTCGACAAAAATTTGGGAATCATTTGTTCTGATGGTAGCGTCATTGGAAGCGATGAATTGGAAGCAACTCAAGGTCAAGATAGATCCAAGCCAGACCATGCTCGGACCGCGAATACAGCAGTTATTCCAAGATCAAGCCCAACTACATGATCATACGTACGGTATCACATCAGACCCTTTGACACAGTTTGCTGTCGTTCTATCAGCCTTGGTTCACGATGTGGATCATGGTGGAGTGCCTAACTTTTTGCTCGTGAAAGAGAATGAGGCTTTGGCATCTTTTATCACAACAAGAGT TCTCCTGGCCCCCGAGTTTGATGCTTTGCGCGCCTGTATTTACAGCGATTTGTCCGAATTgcgtcgatttcgtcaaaCTTTGGTCAATTCGGTAATTACCACGGACATTTTCGACAAGGATCTGAGTACGGCGCGCAAGGCTCGCTGGAGTAAGGCGTTTCACACTCTTTGCTCGGACGGTAGCCAAACGAATGAGGAGAAGCAGGAAAAGCTATTGGATGAAGATCCCAGCCGCGAACGGAACCGCAAGGCGATAATCGTGATTGAGCACCTGATTCAGGTCTCGGATGTAGCCCATACAATGCAGCACTGGCACGTGTACCAGAAATGGAACGCGAAGTTGTTTGAGGAACTGTACAACGCGTTTTTGCTTGGTCGCTCCTATCAGGACCCCTCGTTAAACTGGTACAACGGAGAAATCGGCTTTTTCGACAATTATATTATTCCTCTGGCCAAGAATCTAAAAGATTGCGGGGTGTTTGGTCTTTCTTCTGACGAGTATTTGAACTATGCTCTTCAGAATTGTCGGGAATGGGAACTGAAGGGCAGAGAGTTG AAACTTGAGCATTTGTTAGCTTCTTGTCGCATCCCTCCCGCCATCAATCAAGTTGAACGTCACCCCTATTTGGCACAGCCGGATATGATGGAATATTGTGCACGTAAAAACATCCACGTGACGGGATACAGTCCACTCGGTTCGTTGGATCGCCCAGCCGGTCTGAAGGGACCGGACGAGGTCAACTTATTGACCGATCCTACCGTCACGAGCGTTGCGAACAAACACGGCATCAGCACAGCACAAGTCTTGTTGAAATGGGCGGTCCAAACCAACGCCAGTACCATTCCTAAGTCAATTTATCCGACCCGCTTGGCGGAAAATCTGATGGTGGGTCGTGACGATTTTCCCGACCTGGATCAAAGGGATTTGGAAATGCTCCAGTCGCTGGATGCGCACCGACGTTACGTGACCGGCGCCTTCTGGGCCTTGCCGGGAGGACCGTATACGGTCGAGAATCTTTGGGATGAGTAA
- a CDS encoding predicted protein → MSSSTSNEEYTPPKVWKYESSEGSKFSMNRPTAGPRFEKELPVGKHPIQLHSMATPNGQKVTIMLEELLAAGHDAEYDAYPIKIMEEDQFGSGFVAINPNSKVPAMSVSQEGKEPLRIFESGSILLYLAERFNAFLPADKRTETLNWLFWQMGSAPYVGGGFGHFYQYANVKNKYAIDRFTMETKRQLDVLNRQLEHNKYMVGDEYTIADIAIYPWYGWLVLGQGYGDAATFLNVEEDYPHVIRWAKMIEARPAVQRGSIVNKFWGDNEDAQLLERHSADDFQKTTAPQP, encoded by the coding sequence ATGAGCTCCAGCACAAGTAACGAGGAGTATACGCCGCCCAAGGTATGGAAGTACGAGTCTTCGGAAGGAAGTAAGTTTTCCATGAATCGTCCGACGGCCGGACCTCGTTTCGAAAAGGAGCTCCCCGTGGGCAAGCATCCCATTCAACTGCACTCCATGGCAACACCTAACGGGCAAAAAGTCACCATAATGCTGGAGGAACTTCTGGCAGCGGGACACGACGCGGAGTATGATGCCTACCCCATCAAAATCATGGAGGAAGATCAATTTGGTAGCGGCTTTGTTGCCATCAACCCCAACAGCAAAGTTCCTGCCATGAGCGTCTCCCAGGAAGGAAAAGAGCCACTCCGTATCTTTGAATCTGGTTCCATTCTACTGTACCTAGCGGAGCGCTTCAACGCCTTTCTTCCCGCTGACAAGCGTACCGAAACACTCAATTGGCTCTTTTGGCAAATGGGGTCGGCCCCTTATGTGGGTGGCGGCTTTGGACACTTTTACCAGTACGCCAATGTTAAGAACAAGTACGCCATTGACCGATTCACCATGGAAACAAAGCGTCAGCTTGATGTCTTGAACCGGCAATTGGAACACAACAAGTATATGGTTGGAGACGAATACACCATTGCCGACATTGCCATTTATCCATGGTATGGTTGGCTTGTTCTGGGCCAAGGCTATGGGGATGCTGCTACGTTCTTGAACGTCGAAGAGGACTACCCCCACGTCATCCGTTGGGCCAAAATGATTGAGGCCCGCCCAGCTGTACAGCGCGGTAGCATTGTTAACAAGTTTTGGGGCGACAACGAAGATGCGCAGTTACTGGAACGCCACAGTGCGGACGACTTTCAGAAGACGACAGCCCCGCAACCGTAA